The genome window CTTCGGCCAGGTAGAACACGTAGGCTGGCCCCGACCCAGAGACCGCGGTCACCGCGTCCAGGAGGTCCTCCTCGAGCCAGACGACGGGTCCGACGGCGGAGAACACGTCGGCCGCGAGCGTCCGGGTCGCGTCGTCGCAGGCCGCACCCGCGGCGAGCGCCGTGACCCCCCTGCCCACCCGGGCCGGGGTGTTCGGCATCGCCCGGACGACGGGCGTCCGGGCTCCCACCGCGTCGGCGATGGCCGATGTCCTCAGCCCGGCCACGATCGACAGGACCGCGCGGTCCGGACCGAGGCCCGACAGGACCTCCGTGGCGTCCTGCGGCTTCACCGCGAGCAGGACCGCCTCCGCCCCCGCCGCAGCCGTGGCGTTGTCCTGCTCCACGTGGACGCCGAGCACCTCCCGGAGCTCGTCGAGG of Actinomycetota bacterium contains these proteins:
- the proC gene encoding pyrroline-5-carboxylate reductase, whose protein sequence is MRRLAVLGAGMMGEALVRGLLTAGWEPDRIVMADVRQGRLDELREVLGVHVEQDNATAAAGAEAVLLAVKPQDATEVLSGLGPDRAVLSIVAGLRTSAIADAVGARTPVVRAMPNTPARVGRGVTALAAGAACDDATRTLAADVFSAVGPVVWLEEDLLDAVTAVSGSGPAYVFYLAEAMLTGAEQVGLDPTTARTLVVQTLRGAAEMLAQDDADPRELRAQVTSPGGTTEAAVAALDAHDVKAALAEAIARAARRSAELGR